A part of Larimichthys crocea isolate SSNF chromosome VII, L_crocea_2.0, whole genome shotgun sequence genomic DNA contains:
- the ncam1b gene encoding neural cell adhesion molecule 1b isoform X13, whose translation MVQLRDIFLALLLVGCTVSLEVLITPSQGEISLGESKFFMCEVVGGAKHIDWFGPRGDRIEPNRPDITVTRNDESSSTLTLYKAGTENAGTYKCVASSGDEQAESTVKVKIFQKITFTNAPSPQEFTEGDNANIICDVISSPPPTVFWKYKGAKIQLEKDVRFKVLGNNHLQIRGIKKTDEGSYTCEGRLMARGEIDLRVIKVVVNVLPTIRVWQSEVNATADVGQPAMLTCAVDGYPEPMVTWTRNDVVLEAGEKYSFNEDGSEMTIMDVTKLDEGEYTCIAKNKAGESEQELSLRVFVKPKITYMVNQSSSEMEEQVTLTCEASGDPTPTINWSYGERVFTEGEQSLDGNVVVRSDARVSSLTLKYVKYTDAGQYLCTARSAIGEDAQMAYLEVRYAPKIHGAVAVYTWEGNAVNISCEVKAHPSDVSIVWLRDGLQLPNSNTTNIKIFRTPLSSYLQITPESENDFGSYNCTASNEMGTESKEFLLIQAEVPSAPSISEVRPFSTTALIQFEEPESTGGVRVLKYRAEWRTHGRGSWVQRIYEVQDGSAGEVTITGLKPETGYEVKLSAINGKGEGENSPAEVFKTEPVRNPNPPKLLGALQPKGNSLKVSWIKQDDGGSPILHYLVRYKPLQATEWKQEIRLPSGSDYVVLSGLEWDTEYNVYVVAENQKGKSQPASMSFRTSTEPDAIPATQGCSSVTCTSVSLILSLITVLLLS comes from the exons TTTCTCTGGAAGTGCTGATCACACCAAGTCAGGGTGAGATTAGTCTTGGAGAGTCCAAATTCTTCATGTGTGAAG TTGTAGGTGGTGCCAAGCATATAGACTGGTTTGGACCACGCGGGGACAGGATAGAACCGAACAGACCAGACATAACGGTGACACGTAACGATGAGTCATCTTCCACCCTGACGCTGTATAAAGCCGGGACTGAAAATGCAGGGACGTACAAGTGTGTAGCTTCCAGCGGAGACGAGCAAGCGGAGTCAACCGTCAAAGTGAAAATCTTtc AAAAAATCACCTTCACGAATGCACCCTCACCCCAAGAGTTTACCGAGGGAGACAACGCAAACATCATCTGTGACGTCATCAGTTCACCTCCGCCCACCGTCTTCTGGAAATATAAAGGAGCAAAAATCCAGCTGGAAAAAGATG TTCGCTTTAAGGTGCTGGGAAACAATCACCTCCAGATCCGTGGCATAAAGAAGACCGATGAGGGCTCGTATACCTGCGAGGGTCGCCTCATGGCCCGCGGCGAGATTGATCTGCGGGTCATCAAGGTCGTCGTGAACG tgcTCCCGACCATCAGGGTATGGCAGTCAGAGGTGAATGCCACAGCAGATGTCGGGCAGCCTGCCATGTTGACTTGTGCGGTTGATGGCTATCCTGAACCCATGGTGACCTGGACAAG GAACGATGTAGTTCTGGAGGCCGGAGAGAAGTACAGCTTTAATGAAGATGGCTCAGAAATGACTATAATGGATGTGACCAAGCTGGATGAAGGAGAGTACACCTGCATCGCCAAGAACAAGGCTGGTGAAAGCGAGCAGGAGCTCAGTCTGAGAGTGTTTG TCAAACCTAAGATCACGTACATGGTAAACCAGAGCAGCTCGGAGATGGAGGAGCAGGTAACTCTGACTTGCGAAGCATCAGGAGATCCCACTCCCACCATCAACTGGAGCTACGGTGAACGCGTCTTCACGGAAGGAGAGcag AGTCTGGATGGAAATGTGGTGGTGAGGAGTGATGCTCGCGTGTCCTCCCTCACTCTGAAGTATGTCAAGTACACAGACGCCGGGCAGTACCTCTGCACAGCACGCAGTGCAATTGGAGAGGATGCTCAGATGGCATATTTGGAAGTCCGCT ATGCTCCTAAGATCCACGGTGCAGTGGCTGTGTACACCTGGGAGGGAAACGCCGTAAATATCAGTTGCGAGGTCAAGGCTCATCCCAGTGATGTATCTATTGTGTGGCTGAGAGATGGACTGCAGCTCCCCAactccaacaccaccaacatTAAAATCTTCAGAACTCCTTTATCCAGCTACcttcag aTAACACCCGAGTCCGAAAATGACTTTGGGAGCTATAACTGCACTGCTTCAAATGAGATGGGTACAGAGTCCAAGGAGTTCCTGCTCATTCAGGCCG AGGTGCCATCAGCTCCTTCCATCAGCGAGGTGAGACCCTTCTCCACCACAGCACTCATCCAGTTTGAGGAGCCCGAATCGACCGGAGGTGTTCGCGTCCTGAAATACAGAGCGGAGTGGAGGACTCATGGCAGGGGCAGCTGGGTGCAGAGGATCTACGAAGTCCAAGACG GCTCCGCCGGCGAGGTGACTATCACCGGCCTGAAGCCAGAGACGGGCTACGAAGTGAAGTTGTCAGCGATCAACGGGAAGGGCGAAGGTGAAAACAGCCCCGCTGAGGTCTTCAAGACGGAGCCTGTCC GGAATCCCAATCCTCCTAAACTGCTAGGGGCACTTCAACCCAAAGGCAACTCCCTCAAAGTCAGCTGGATCAAGCAGGACGACGGCGGCTCGCCCATTTTACATTATCTTGTCCGCTATAAGCCA CTACAGGCAACAGAGTGGAAACAAGAAATCCGGCTGCCCAGCGGCAGTGACTACGTTGTTCTCAGCGGGTTGGAGTGGGACACCGAATACAACGTGTACGTGGTGGCAGAGAATCAGAAGGGCAAATCGCAGCCGGCGTCCATGTCCTTCAGGACGTCCACAGAGCCAGATGCCATCCCAG ccACTCAGGGCTGTTCATCTGTGACATGCACTTCGGTATCACTCATCTTGTCCCTCATCACTGTGCTCCTGCTCTCATAG
- the ncam1b gene encoding neural cell adhesion molecule 1b isoform X11 — protein sequence MVQLRDIFLALLLVGCTVSLEVLITPSQGEISLGESKFFMCEVVGGAKHIDWFGPRGDRIEPNRPDITVTRNDESSSTLTLYKAGTENAGTYKCVASSGDEQAESTVKVKIFQKITFTNAPSPQEFTEGDNANIICDVISSPPPTVFWKYKGAKIQLEKDVRFKVLGNNHLQIRGIKKTDEGSYTCEGRLMARGEIDLRVIKVVVNVLPTIRVWQSEVNATADVGQPAMLTCAVDGYPEPMVTWTRNDVVLEAGEKYSFNEDGSEMTIMDVTKLDEGEYTCIAKNKAGESEQELSLRVFVKPKITYMVNQSSSEMEEQVTLTCEASGDPTPTINWSYGERVFTEGEQAHLNRIYQASWTRPEQHKSLDGNVVVRSDARVSSLTLKYVKYTDAGQYLCTARSAIGEDAQMAYLEVRYAPKIHGAVAVYTWEGNAVNISCEVKAHPSDVSIVWLRDGLQLPNSNTTNIKIFRTPLSSYLQITPESENDFGSYNCTASNEMGTESKEFLLIQAEVPSAPSISEVRPFSTTALIQFEEPESTGGVRVLKYRAEWRTHGRGSWVQRIYEVQDGSAGEVTITGLKPETGYEVKLSAINGKGEGENSPAEVFKTEPVQGNPNPPKLLGALQPKGNSLKVSWIKQDDGGSPILHYLVRYKPLQATEWKQEIRLPSGSDYVVLSGLEWDTEYNVYVVAENQKGKSQPASMSFRTSTEPDAIPDLGDEAALSMGIMLWAGILVVVFVLLLLAVDVTCYFVNKCGLIMCLCGKSGTGTKGHNLEEGKAAFMKDESKEPIVEVRTEDECTANHNAAGPTEPNETTPLTEPEKIFSDEKGKLEEAELSNALTEIAAEHNSVIQTNTTESKA from the exons TTTCTCTGGAAGTGCTGATCACACCAAGTCAGGGTGAGATTAGTCTTGGAGAGTCCAAATTCTTCATGTGTGAAG TTGTAGGTGGTGCCAAGCATATAGACTGGTTTGGACCACGCGGGGACAGGATAGAACCGAACAGACCAGACATAACGGTGACACGTAACGATGAGTCATCTTCCACCCTGACGCTGTATAAAGCCGGGACTGAAAATGCAGGGACGTACAAGTGTGTAGCTTCCAGCGGAGACGAGCAAGCGGAGTCAACCGTCAAAGTGAAAATCTTtc AAAAAATCACCTTCACGAATGCACCCTCACCCCAAGAGTTTACCGAGGGAGACAACGCAAACATCATCTGTGACGTCATCAGTTCACCTCCGCCCACCGTCTTCTGGAAATATAAAGGAGCAAAAATCCAGCTGGAAAAAGATG TTCGCTTTAAGGTGCTGGGAAACAATCACCTCCAGATCCGTGGCATAAAGAAGACCGATGAGGGCTCGTATACCTGCGAGGGTCGCCTCATGGCCCGCGGCGAGATTGATCTGCGGGTCATCAAGGTCGTCGTGAACG tgcTCCCGACCATCAGGGTATGGCAGTCAGAGGTGAATGCCACAGCAGATGTCGGGCAGCCTGCCATGTTGACTTGTGCGGTTGATGGCTATCCTGAACCCATGGTGACCTGGACAAG GAACGATGTAGTTCTGGAGGCCGGAGAGAAGTACAGCTTTAATGAAGATGGCTCAGAAATGACTATAATGGATGTGACCAAGCTGGATGAAGGAGAGTACACCTGCATCGCCAAGAACAAGGCTGGTGAAAGCGAGCAGGAGCTCAGTCTGAGAGTGTTTG TCAAACCTAAGATCACGTACATGGTAAACCAGAGCAGCTCGGAGATGGAGGAGCAGGTAACTCTGACTTGCGAAGCATCAGGAGATCCCACTCCCACCATCAACTGGAGCTACGGTGAACGCGTCTTCACGGAAGGAGAGcag GCACATCTAAACAGGATCTATCAG GCATCATGGACTCGACCCGAGCAGCACAAG AGTCTGGATGGAAATGTGGTGGTGAGGAGTGATGCTCGCGTGTCCTCCCTCACTCTGAAGTATGTCAAGTACACAGACGCCGGGCAGTACCTCTGCACAGCACGCAGTGCAATTGGAGAGGATGCTCAGATGGCATATTTGGAAGTCCGCT ATGCTCCTAAGATCCACGGTGCAGTGGCTGTGTACACCTGGGAGGGAAACGCCGTAAATATCAGTTGCGAGGTCAAGGCTCATCCCAGTGATGTATCTATTGTGTGGCTGAGAGATGGACTGCAGCTCCCCAactccaacaccaccaacatTAAAATCTTCAGAACTCCTTTATCCAGCTACcttcag aTAACACCCGAGTCCGAAAATGACTTTGGGAGCTATAACTGCACTGCTTCAAATGAGATGGGTACAGAGTCCAAGGAGTTCCTGCTCATTCAGGCCG AGGTGCCATCAGCTCCTTCCATCAGCGAGGTGAGACCCTTCTCCACCACAGCACTCATCCAGTTTGAGGAGCCCGAATCGACCGGAGGTGTTCGCGTCCTGAAATACAGAGCGGAGTGGAGGACTCATGGCAGGGGCAGCTGGGTGCAGAGGATCTACGAAGTCCAAGACG GCTCCGCCGGCGAGGTGACTATCACCGGCCTGAAGCCAGAGACGGGCTACGAAGTGAAGTTGTCAGCGATCAACGGGAAGGGCGAAGGTGAAAACAGCCCCGCTGAGGTCTTCAAGACGGAGCCTGTCC AAG GGAATCCCAATCCTCCTAAACTGCTAGGGGCACTTCAACCCAAAGGCAACTCCCTCAAAGTCAGCTGGATCAAGCAGGACGACGGCGGCTCGCCCATTTTACATTATCTTGTCCGCTATAAGCCA CTACAGGCAACAGAGTGGAAACAAGAAATCCGGCTGCCCAGCGGCAGTGACTACGTTGTTCTCAGCGGGTTGGAGTGGGACACCGAATACAACGTGTACGTGGTGGCAGAGAATCAGAAGGGCAAATCGCAGCCGGCGTCCATGTCCTTCAGGACGTCCACAGAGCCAGATGCCATCCCAG ATTTGGGTGATGAAGCGGCGCTCTCCATGGGCATCATGCTCTGGGCAGGGATCCTTGTTGTAGTATTTGTGctcctgctgctggctgtggaCGTCACCTGTTACTTTGTCAACAAATGCGGCCTCATCATGTGTCTCTGTGGCAAGTCCGGCACAGGGACCAAAGGACACAACTTGGAGGAGGGAAAGGCAGCTTTCAT GAAAGACGAGTCCAAAGAGCCGATAGTAGAAGTCAGAACAGAGGACGAGTGCACAGCCAATCATAACGCAGCGGGGCCGACAGAACCCAACGAAACCACACCTCTCACAGAGCCAGA
- the ncam1b gene encoding neural cell adhesion molecule 1b isoform X10: MVQLRDIFLALLLVGCTVSLEVLITPSQGEISLGESKFFMCEVVGGAKHIDWFGPRGDRIEPNRPDITVTRNDESSSTLTLYKAGTENAGTYKCVASSGDEQAESTVKVKIFQKITFTNAPSPQEFTEGDNANIICDVISSPPPTVFWKYKGAKIQLEKDVRFKVLGNNHLQIRGIKKTDEGSYTCEGRLMARGEIDLRVIKVVVNVLPTIRVWQSEVNATADVGQPAMLTCAVDGYPEPMVTWTRNDVVLEAGEKYSFNEDGSEMTIMDVTKLDEGEYTCIAKNKAGESEQELSLRVFVKPKITYMVNQSSSEMEEQVTLTCEASGDPTPTINWSYGERVFTEGEQAHLNRIYQASWTRPEQHKSLDGNVVVRSDARVSSLTLKYVKYTDAGQYLCTARSAIGEDAQMAYLEVRYAPKIHGAVAVYTWEGNAVNISCEVKAHPSDVSIVWLRDGLQLPNSNTTNIKIFRTPLSSYLQITPESENDFGSYNCTASNEMGTESKEFLLIQAEVPSAPSISEVRPFSTTALIQFEEPESTGGVRVLKYRAEWRTHGRGSWVQRIYEVQDGSAGEVTITGLKPETGYEVKLSAINGKGEGENSPAEVFKTEPVQGNPNPPKLLGALQPKGNSLKVSWIKQDDGGSPILHYLVRYKPLQATEWKQEIRLPSGSDYVVLSGLEWDTEYNVYVVAENQKGKSQPASMSFRTSTEPDAIPDLGDEAALSMGIMLWAGILVVVFVLLLLAVDVTCYFVNKCGLIMCLCGKSGTGTKGHNLEEGKAAFMKDESKEPIVEVRTEDECTANHNAAGPTEPNETTPLTEPELAAYTAALALDTLSSVATNSDTATATIDPGQDSPSSETTTLTCSLSTPANDPSEPSPTPVPAPTPESNTAPPTPVISTSAVEAKMAPLVEQRGSNVVEEQEKKTTPPCTPERTRAQKAGTPIPPKRRHSPKLAALNAKGSPPVSPLAASSPVLEGKKPAPSPPEDFL, translated from the exons TTTCTCTGGAAGTGCTGATCACACCAAGTCAGGGTGAGATTAGTCTTGGAGAGTCCAAATTCTTCATGTGTGAAG TTGTAGGTGGTGCCAAGCATATAGACTGGTTTGGACCACGCGGGGACAGGATAGAACCGAACAGACCAGACATAACGGTGACACGTAACGATGAGTCATCTTCCACCCTGACGCTGTATAAAGCCGGGACTGAAAATGCAGGGACGTACAAGTGTGTAGCTTCCAGCGGAGACGAGCAAGCGGAGTCAACCGTCAAAGTGAAAATCTTtc AAAAAATCACCTTCACGAATGCACCCTCACCCCAAGAGTTTACCGAGGGAGACAACGCAAACATCATCTGTGACGTCATCAGTTCACCTCCGCCCACCGTCTTCTGGAAATATAAAGGAGCAAAAATCCAGCTGGAAAAAGATG TTCGCTTTAAGGTGCTGGGAAACAATCACCTCCAGATCCGTGGCATAAAGAAGACCGATGAGGGCTCGTATACCTGCGAGGGTCGCCTCATGGCCCGCGGCGAGATTGATCTGCGGGTCATCAAGGTCGTCGTGAACG tgcTCCCGACCATCAGGGTATGGCAGTCAGAGGTGAATGCCACAGCAGATGTCGGGCAGCCTGCCATGTTGACTTGTGCGGTTGATGGCTATCCTGAACCCATGGTGACCTGGACAAG GAACGATGTAGTTCTGGAGGCCGGAGAGAAGTACAGCTTTAATGAAGATGGCTCAGAAATGACTATAATGGATGTGACCAAGCTGGATGAAGGAGAGTACACCTGCATCGCCAAGAACAAGGCTGGTGAAAGCGAGCAGGAGCTCAGTCTGAGAGTGTTTG TCAAACCTAAGATCACGTACATGGTAAACCAGAGCAGCTCGGAGATGGAGGAGCAGGTAACTCTGACTTGCGAAGCATCAGGAGATCCCACTCCCACCATCAACTGGAGCTACGGTGAACGCGTCTTCACGGAAGGAGAGcag GCACATCTAAACAGGATCTATCAG GCATCATGGACTCGACCCGAGCAGCACAAG AGTCTGGATGGAAATGTGGTGGTGAGGAGTGATGCTCGCGTGTCCTCCCTCACTCTGAAGTATGTCAAGTACACAGACGCCGGGCAGTACCTCTGCACAGCACGCAGTGCAATTGGAGAGGATGCTCAGATGGCATATTTGGAAGTCCGCT ATGCTCCTAAGATCCACGGTGCAGTGGCTGTGTACACCTGGGAGGGAAACGCCGTAAATATCAGTTGCGAGGTCAAGGCTCATCCCAGTGATGTATCTATTGTGTGGCTGAGAGATGGACTGCAGCTCCCCAactccaacaccaccaacatTAAAATCTTCAGAACTCCTTTATCCAGCTACcttcag aTAACACCCGAGTCCGAAAATGACTTTGGGAGCTATAACTGCACTGCTTCAAATGAGATGGGTACAGAGTCCAAGGAGTTCCTGCTCATTCAGGCCG AGGTGCCATCAGCTCCTTCCATCAGCGAGGTGAGACCCTTCTCCACCACAGCACTCATCCAGTTTGAGGAGCCCGAATCGACCGGAGGTGTTCGCGTCCTGAAATACAGAGCGGAGTGGAGGACTCATGGCAGGGGCAGCTGGGTGCAGAGGATCTACGAAGTCCAAGACG GCTCCGCCGGCGAGGTGACTATCACCGGCCTGAAGCCAGAGACGGGCTACGAAGTGAAGTTGTCAGCGATCAACGGGAAGGGCGAAGGTGAAAACAGCCCCGCTGAGGTCTTCAAGACGGAGCCTGTCC AAG GGAATCCCAATCCTCCTAAACTGCTAGGGGCACTTCAACCCAAAGGCAACTCCCTCAAAGTCAGCTGGATCAAGCAGGACGACGGCGGCTCGCCCATTTTACATTATCTTGTCCGCTATAAGCCA CTACAGGCAACAGAGTGGAAACAAGAAATCCGGCTGCCCAGCGGCAGTGACTACGTTGTTCTCAGCGGGTTGGAGTGGGACACCGAATACAACGTGTACGTGGTGGCAGAGAATCAGAAGGGCAAATCGCAGCCGGCGTCCATGTCCTTCAGGACGTCCACAGAGCCAGATGCCATCCCAG ATTTGGGTGATGAAGCGGCGCTCTCCATGGGCATCATGCTCTGGGCAGGGATCCTTGTTGTAGTATTTGTGctcctgctgctggctgtggaCGTCACCTGTTACTTTGTCAACAAATGCGGCCTCATCATGTGTCTCTGTGGCAAGTCCGGCACAGGGACCAAAGGACACAACTTGGAGGAGGGAAAGGCAGCTTTCAT GAAAGACGAGTCCAAAGAGCCGATAGTAGAAGTCAGAACAGAGGACGAGTGCACAGCCAATCATAACGCAGCGGGGCCGACAGAACCCAACGAAACCACACCTCTCACAGAGCCAGA GCTGGCGGCTTACACTGCTGCTCTGGCACTGGACACCCTCTCCTCCGTAGCCACCAACTCTGACACAGCCACTGCAACAATTGACCCCGGTCAGGACAGCCCCTCTAGCGAGACCACTACCCTCACTTGTAGCCTGTCCACCCCTGCCAACGACCCCTCAGAACCTTCACCCACCCCCGTCCCGGCCCCGACGCCAGAGTCGAACACCGCCCCGCCGACTCCCGTCATCTCCACCTCCGCCGTCGAAGCTAAAATGGCCCCGTTAGTAGAACAAAGAGGAAGTAACGTCGTAGAAGAACAGGAGAAAAAGACCACCCCGCCTTGTACGCCTGAACGGACTAGAGCTCAAAAGGCTGGGACACCGATACCACCGAAGCGTAGACACTCTCCTAAACTCGCCGCCCTGAATGCTAAAGGTAGCCCCCCTGTATCTCCACTGGCTGCGTCCTCTCCCGTTCTCGAAGGCAAGAAACCAGCTCCGAGTCCACCG
- the ncam1b gene encoding neural cell adhesion molecule 1b isoform X12: MVQLRDIFLALLLVGCTVSLEVLITPSQGEISLGESKFFMCEVVGGAKHIDWFGPRGDRIEPNRPDITVTRNDESSSTLTLYKAGTENAGTYKCVASSGDEQAESTVKVKIFQKITFTNAPSPQEFTEGDNANIICDVISSPPPTVFWKYKGAKIQLEKDVRFKVLGNNHLQIRGIKKTDEGSYTCEGRLMARGEIDLRVIKVVVNVLPTIRVWQSEVNATADVGQPAMLTCAVDGYPEPMVTWTRNDVVLEAGEKYSFNEDGSEMTIMDVTKLDEGEYTCIAKNKAGESEQELSLRVFVKPKITYMVNQSSSEMEEQVTLTCEASGDPTPTINWSYGERVFTEGEQSLDGNVVVRSDARVSSLTLKYVKYTDAGQYLCTARSAIGEDAQMAYLEVRYAPKIHGAVAVYTWEGNAVNISCEVKAHPSDVSIVWLRDGLQLPNSNTTNIKIFRTPLSSYLQITPESENDFGSYNCTASNEMGTESKEFLLIQAEVPSAPSISEVRPFSTTALIQFEEPESTGGVRVLKYRAEWRTHGRGSWVQRIYEVQDGSAGEVTITGLKPETGYEVKLSAINGKGEGENSPAEVFKTEPVQGNPNPPKLLGALQPKGNSLKVSWIKQDDGGSPILHYLVRYKPLQATEWKQEIRLPSGSDYVVLSGLEWDTEYNVYVVAENQKGKSQPASMSFRTSTEPDAIPATQGCSSVTCTSVSLILSLITVLLLS; this comes from the exons TTTCTCTGGAAGTGCTGATCACACCAAGTCAGGGTGAGATTAGTCTTGGAGAGTCCAAATTCTTCATGTGTGAAG TTGTAGGTGGTGCCAAGCATATAGACTGGTTTGGACCACGCGGGGACAGGATAGAACCGAACAGACCAGACATAACGGTGACACGTAACGATGAGTCATCTTCCACCCTGACGCTGTATAAAGCCGGGACTGAAAATGCAGGGACGTACAAGTGTGTAGCTTCCAGCGGAGACGAGCAAGCGGAGTCAACCGTCAAAGTGAAAATCTTtc AAAAAATCACCTTCACGAATGCACCCTCACCCCAAGAGTTTACCGAGGGAGACAACGCAAACATCATCTGTGACGTCATCAGTTCACCTCCGCCCACCGTCTTCTGGAAATATAAAGGAGCAAAAATCCAGCTGGAAAAAGATG TTCGCTTTAAGGTGCTGGGAAACAATCACCTCCAGATCCGTGGCATAAAGAAGACCGATGAGGGCTCGTATACCTGCGAGGGTCGCCTCATGGCCCGCGGCGAGATTGATCTGCGGGTCATCAAGGTCGTCGTGAACG tgcTCCCGACCATCAGGGTATGGCAGTCAGAGGTGAATGCCACAGCAGATGTCGGGCAGCCTGCCATGTTGACTTGTGCGGTTGATGGCTATCCTGAACCCATGGTGACCTGGACAAG GAACGATGTAGTTCTGGAGGCCGGAGAGAAGTACAGCTTTAATGAAGATGGCTCAGAAATGACTATAATGGATGTGACCAAGCTGGATGAAGGAGAGTACACCTGCATCGCCAAGAACAAGGCTGGTGAAAGCGAGCAGGAGCTCAGTCTGAGAGTGTTTG TCAAACCTAAGATCACGTACATGGTAAACCAGAGCAGCTCGGAGATGGAGGAGCAGGTAACTCTGACTTGCGAAGCATCAGGAGATCCCACTCCCACCATCAACTGGAGCTACGGTGAACGCGTCTTCACGGAAGGAGAGcag AGTCTGGATGGAAATGTGGTGGTGAGGAGTGATGCTCGCGTGTCCTCCCTCACTCTGAAGTATGTCAAGTACACAGACGCCGGGCAGTACCTCTGCACAGCACGCAGTGCAATTGGAGAGGATGCTCAGATGGCATATTTGGAAGTCCGCT ATGCTCCTAAGATCCACGGTGCAGTGGCTGTGTACACCTGGGAGGGAAACGCCGTAAATATCAGTTGCGAGGTCAAGGCTCATCCCAGTGATGTATCTATTGTGTGGCTGAGAGATGGACTGCAGCTCCCCAactccaacaccaccaacatTAAAATCTTCAGAACTCCTTTATCCAGCTACcttcag aTAACACCCGAGTCCGAAAATGACTTTGGGAGCTATAACTGCACTGCTTCAAATGAGATGGGTACAGAGTCCAAGGAGTTCCTGCTCATTCAGGCCG AGGTGCCATCAGCTCCTTCCATCAGCGAGGTGAGACCCTTCTCCACCACAGCACTCATCCAGTTTGAGGAGCCCGAATCGACCGGAGGTGTTCGCGTCCTGAAATACAGAGCGGAGTGGAGGACTCATGGCAGGGGCAGCTGGGTGCAGAGGATCTACGAAGTCCAAGACG GCTCCGCCGGCGAGGTGACTATCACCGGCCTGAAGCCAGAGACGGGCTACGAAGTGAAGTTGTCAGCGATCAACGGGAAGGGCGAAGGTGAAAACAGCCCCGCTGAGGTCTTCAAGACGGAGCCTGTCC AAG GGAATCCCAATCCTCCTAAACTGCTAGGGGCACTTCAACCCAAAGGCAACTCCCTCAAAGTCAGCTGGATCAAGCAGGACGACGGCGGCTCGCCCATTTTACATTATCTTGTCCGCTATAAGCCA CTACAGGCAACAGAGTGGAAACAAGAAATCCGGCTGCCCAGCGGCAGTGACTACGTTGTTCTCAGCGGGTTGGAGTGGGACACCGAATACAACGTGTACGTGGTGGCAGAGAATCAGAAGGGCAAATCGCAGCCGGCGTCCATGTCCTTCAGGACGTCCACAGAGCCAGATGCCATCCCAG ccACTCAGGGCTGTTCATCTGTGACATGCACTTCGGTATCACTCATCTTGTCCCTCATCACTGTGCTCCTGCTCTCATAG